GGGCAATTGCCTATAAATACAAAGCTGAGAGTTCGGAAACAGAACTTCTCTCTGTCACCTATCAAGTTGGCAGAACAGGTGCAATCACACCTGTTGCTAATTTGGCTCCTGTGAGTCTTGCGGGAACAACCGTAAAGCGAGCTTCTCTTCACAATGCCAATGAAATTGAGCGATTGGGACTTCATACAGGCGATGTGGTTTTTGTAGAAAAAGGTGGAGAAATTATCCCGAAAATCACGGGAGTATCCTTAGAGCAGAGAAAACCCGATTCTAAACCAATAGAATATATCAGCGAATGTCCTGAGTGTGGAACTCCCCTGGAAAGGAAAGAGGGAGAAGCCAAGCACTTTTGCCCAAATGCCAGCAACTGTCCTCCACAAGTTTTGGGTAGAATTGAGCATTTTGTTCATAAAAGAGCGATGGATATTGACTCTCTAGGAACAGAGAGAATCCGAGCATTAATCGATCAGGGATTTATACAAAACCCGGCAGACATCTATGATTTAGAGTCCAAACAAAGTGATCTTTTGGGGCTTGAAATGTCCCAAGATCAATACGAATTAGAAGGAACGGGGCTGCTCTTTGTCAAGCTTGAGAAAGCATTATTTGCATTGACAGAGCAGATTTCTTTCAAGCAAATCAGTGACTGGCTAGCCGCAAATACCGAACTCCCTTTATTCGAAAAGCTCAAAGCATTTCAGGAACAAATAAGGAAGTGGAAAAAGAAAGTTCCTGCCAATACCGGCATGGTGGACTATCTCATTGGAAATCTAAAATCCCATGATTTACCGAAATTGGAAGACTATGTTCCAGTTGCTGTAGTCTTGGAAATATTCTTGGGAAGGCGCATTCAATTTGAAGCGATTTTAGAGGCCTCCAAAAGACATGGAACAGTCCATAGAATTCTTTTGGACTTAGACCTTGAATTAAGTCAAGAATTGAGAGAGCGAATCAAAAAGCTAAAGGCAAACACCTTTCAGGAAGGAGTCATAAGCAATATGATGGAAGGTATTGCTGCTTCCAAAAAGCAACCTTTTGAAAAAGTCCTTTTTGCATTAGGAGTTAGAAATATTGGAGAAAACACTGCTGCCTTATTAGCTCAGCATTTTGGATCAATAGACAAATTAAATGAAGCAAGTACAGAAGAACTTTTAGAAATCAATGGCGTGGGTGAAACCCTGGTACAAAGTATTCATGAATTTTTCTCCCGACAGGAAAATCTCGACATTATTTCAAGATTGAAAAAATCAGGGCTTCAATTTGATGCGGAGCAAATTGAAACTGTATCCTTGGGAAATGCATTGGAAGGAAAGAAAATTTTAGCCTCAGGTAAGCTAAACCAGTTCAAAAGAGATGAGATTGTGGATTTCATCAAATCTCATGGAGGTCAATATGTTTCATCCGTCTCTAAAAAGTTAGACTTTATCATTGAAGGAGAAGATATGGGTCCAAGTAAAAAAGAGAAAGCTCAAAAGCTGGGAATTCCATTAATTTCAGAAGAAGATTTCCTAAAAATGCTCGAAGAATAACAAATTTAGAAAACACCTGAGTGCAATTCAATGAAGCCCCTTATCTTTAAGGTCCCAAACCTAGTTACAAAATTATGATCCAATTAAAAGGCACCGGCGTAGCATTAGTCACCCCATTTCATGATGACTGTTCTATTGATTTCGAAGGTCTCAAAAAACTAATTGACTTTGTCATCGATGGTGGTGTAGATTATCTGGTAGTTTTAGGAACTACCGGCGAAAGTGCCACGCTAGCACCTGCAGAGAAGAAACAGGTATTGAAAGCTTGTTTGGAATACAACAATGGAAGAGTACCTGTGGTATATGGGATTGGAGGAAATAATACTCAGGGAGTTTTAAATGACCTAACCAAAACAGATTTTACAGGAATTTCGGCGATTCTTTCCGTAAGTCCTTTTTATAATAAGCCAAGCCAAGCAGGGATAATAGCGCACTATACGGCCATAGCTGACAATTCTCCCGTACCGGTAATTTTATACAATGTTCCGGGCAGAACCATGTCTAATATGACTGCAGCAACCACGGTAAGGTTGGCGGACCATCCCAATATCATTGGCATGAAAGAAGCCAGCGGTAACTTGGAACAATGCATGCAGATAGCAGCCAAAAAACCAAAAGACTTTATGTTGATATCAGGCGATGATCTGATGACCAAAGCAATGTATAGTATCGGTGGATGTGGCATCATTTCAGTTCTTGCCAATGCCCTACCTTCTACTTTTAAGGCAATTTGCCATGGCACTGAAAAGGAAAGCCTAAAAGCAGCTTTATCCTTGTTGGACTATAACTCTCTGATGTTTGAAGAAGGAAACCCTGTTGGGATTAAAAACCTTTTAATGCATATGGACATCTGTGGAGATCAATTAAGATTGCCGATGTTGAGAGCCAGTTTAGAACTCAACCGTCAAATAAAAGCTTTGCACCAAAAATCTAAATAACCTGAATGCATAATGCTCGATCCATTTCGGAACTAAACCAATTAATTCAACAAGTCCTAGACAGTGAATTAGATCCGGTTTATTGGGTCATTGGCGAGTTATCTGACTTTAGATTATCACCTCAGGGCCATGCCTATTTTGAGTTGGTCGAGAAAAACGGCAATAAAATTCAGGCAAAAATCAGAGCAAATCTCTGGCAATTCACATACCGGAATGTTGCTACTCGCTTTGAATCCTCCACAGGCACCAGTCTTAAAAATGGAATGAAAGTATTGGCCCAGGTCGCAATCAATTTTCATCCTCTTTATGGACTTAGCGTAAACGTCAAGGACATTGATCCATCTTTTTCTCTAGGGGAAAGAGCCCGTGTCCGTCAAGAAACCATTGATCGGTTGACGCGTGAAGGAATGCTTCAGCTCAATAGCCAACTCCCAATTCCAGGGGTCATCCAAAAAATTGGAATCATCAGCAGTGCCACGGCGGCTGGTTATGGAGATTTTATCAATCAGATTGAATCAAACTCCGGAGGGTATAAAATTTACCATAAGTTATTCCCCTCACTGATGCAGGGAAATGACGCAGTTAAAAATTTAATTCAAGCTATTGATTCGGCCGAAAAATCTAAAGATTTACTGGGACTAGAATCAATAGTCATTATCAGGGGTGGCGGAGCTCAATTGGATTTAGACTGCTTTGATGAATATGAGTTGGCGGTAAAAATTGCCAAATGCAGCCTTCCCGTATTTACAGGCATTGGGCATGAAAGAGATGACACCATTGCGGATATGGTTGCTCATACAAAGCTAAAAACACCTACTGCTGTAGCAGAATTCTTACTTTCGGGATTCCGAGAGTTTGAGGAAAGATTGACCTTGGCAAGCAGAAGAATGGAGCGAGCAACTAAGCTTAAGATTCATGAGCAAAGTACCATAATTCAACAATTTAGCCAGCGCCTTCAATCCTATTCCCGAAATCGTTTAATCCAAGAACATGATAAGCTGAACTCTTGGCTTTTGAGAATCAATACTTCCTCTAAAAACATGTTGGAGTTGCAGCAATTGAAGCTGGAAAATTTAGAGAAAGGCATTCGTCAGAATACAACCAGAATCTTAACAAAGGAAACCGAGAAGCTGGAAAACAAATCCCACTGGTTAAAGCAACTTGATCCCAAATCGATCTTAGCCAAAGGTTATACCAGAACCGAAATATCAGGAACGCCTATTCATCTTACCAAAGCGAAAGTTGGGGATGAAATGACGACCCATACCTTAGCGGAAAAAATCAACAGTACGATTACACAAATTGAGGAAGAATGACAGAAAAAAACTATACGGAAGCAATGACTCGACTGGAGGAAATTTTAATCCAGCTAGAGGAAGGTAAAAAAAGTGTGGATGAACTCTCGGAACTTGTAAAAGAGGCCTCAGAGCTCGTTAAACTATGTAAAACAAAGCTTAAAACTACGGAAGAGGATATTCAAAAAGCATTTGAAGAAGCTTGATTTCCTAAATAAAAAAGCAATAATATTAGAAATTTAAGGTTAGAGATATAAATCCTGATAAAGGATTGGCATATTTGTTGTAAAATTTGCAATAAATCCTGAACCCATTACTTCACTTATCAGGAATCTTCCTATGCATAGATTACTTTCCATATCACTTTTTTCTTTGACACTGCTATTTGCGAGCATTGCAAACGGGCAAAATTTCTACAAAGAAAAAATCTCAAGAGATCATATTATATCCTTTGGAATAGGGCCCGCATTCGCATACATGGATAATGGAGGACAGTACCGTGATTTTAATTTTAAGTTTAAGCCTTCCATCTCAGCCGCAATAACCAAAAGGTTATCCCCTTTGTTTGATGTGCGTGCAACAGGTGGAATCCAGTGGATTGAAAGCGGAGGAGATCCAAGCCAAAGAGTGATTGATCATTGGAAACTTTACAATTCCTCATTTACAGCGAAAGGCACTGCTTTGTTTTTTGACGTAATGCCTAGCGTCAACCTTATTCCTTTTGCCAATCATATGAACCGTAGTTTTGCCAATTTTTAT
Above is a window of Algoriphagus machipongonensis DNA encoding:
- the xseA gene encoding exodeoxyribonuclease VII large subunit codes for the protein MHNARSISELNQLIQQVLDSELDPVYWVIGELSDFRLSPQGHAYFELVEKNGNKIQAKIRANLWQFTYRNVATRFESSTGTSLKNGMKVLAQVAINFHPLYGLSVNVKDIDPSFSLGERARVRQETIDRLTREGMLQLNSQLPIPGVIQKIGIISSATAAGYGDFINQIESNSGGYKIYHKLFPSLMQGNDAVKNLIQAIDSAEKSKDLLGLESIVIIRGGGAQLDLDCFDEYELAVKIAKCSLPVFTGIGHERDDTIADMVAHTKLKTPTAVAEFLLSGFREFEERLTLASRRMERATKLKIHEQSTIIQQFSQRLQSYSRNRLIQEHDKLNSWLLRINTSSKNMLELQQLKLENLEKGIRQNTTRILTKETEKLENKSHWLKQLDPKSILAKGYTRTEISGTPIHLTKAKVGDEMTTHTLAEKINSTITQIEEE
- the dapA gene encoding 4-hydroxy-tetrahydrodipicolinate synthase — its product is MIQLKGTGVALVTPFHDDCSIDFEGLKKLIDFVIDGGVDYLVVLGTTGESATLAPAEKKQVLKACLEYNNGRVPVVYGIGGNNTQGVLNDLTKTDFTGISAILSVSPFYNKPSQAGIIAHYTAIADNSPVPVILYNVPGRTMSNMTAATTVRLADHPNIIGMKEASGNLEQCMQIAAKKPKDFMLISGDDLMTKAMYSIGGCGIISVLANALPSTFKAICHGTEKESLKAALSLLDYNSLMFEEGNPVGIKNLLMHMDICGDQLRLPMLRASLELNRQIKALHQKSK
- the ligA gene encoding NAD-dependent DNA ligase LigA, which encodes MNHQEAAQRIAQLSKEIDHHNQLYYMEDQAVISDFEFDKLLEELVQLETEFPDLLQPDSPSQRVGGTITKEFETVVHAYKMLSLGNTYSKEELIAFDERVQKGLGGNPYEYFCEMKFDGVAISLVYENGKLVRAVTRGDGTRGDDVTANVRTIRNIPLYVKGDKIPERFEVRGEIFLPHREFEKINAERNENGEALMANPRNAASGTLKMQDSSVVAKRRLNCYFYQLLGEDIGVNAHDEAISLIESWGFNVSPTYRKTNTIEDVLTYIEDWREKRFTLPLDTDGVVLKINDYEQREELGFTAKNPRWAIAYKYKAESSETELLSVTYQVGRTGAITPVANLAPVSLAGTTVKRASLHNANEIERLGLHTGDVVFVEKGGEIIPKITGVSLEQRKPDSKPIEYISECPECGTPLERKEGEAKHFCPNASNCPPQVLGRIEHFVHKRAMDIDSLGTERIRALIDQGFIQNPADIYDLESKQSDLLGLEMSQDQYELEGTGLLFVKLEKALFALTEQISFKQISDWLAANTELPLFEKLKAFQEQIRKWKKKVPANTGMVDYLIGNLKSHDLPKLEDYVPVAVVLEIFLGRRIQFEAILEASKRHGTVHRILLDLDLELSQELRERIKKLKANTFQEGVISNMMEGIAASKKQPFEKVLFALGVRNIGENTAALLAQHFGSIDKLNEASTEELLEINGVGETLVQSIHEFFSRQENLDIISRLKKSGLQFDAEQIETVSLGNALEGKKILASGKLNQFKRDEIVDFIKSHGGQYVSSVSKKLDFIIEGEDMGPSKKEKAQKLGIPLISEEDFLKMLEE
- the xseB gene encoding exodeoxyribonuclease VII small subunit, whose protein sequence is MTEKNYTEAMTRLEEILIQLEEGKKSVDELSELVKEASELVKLCKTKLKTTEEDIQKAFEEA